A genomic region of Amphiura filiformis chromosome 6, Afil_fr2py, whole genome shotgun sequence contains the following coding sequences:
- the LOC140155989 gene encoding uncharacterized protein isoform X2, with translation MMMIVQAKQYYNLPVKSLSNIIPARDGKKPVQNGDSDKPSTSISSSDDVFVKNTDSNSHRSKESKDRYSREPHRRSYDPNRNTYDPNRRNKERTHQRPMYDSRQSARERERDPSPQGRRSRQDGYNGSYERNGRYGDNYGYSRDYVPGKPPSSPRRSRSHQSPNRSYSPSRAYNTGRSTSPPRNHSPTRSHSPPPRVQSPPPRVRSPSPDRVHNHAFVSEGSREVTINSDAKREEVEFHFDENGQRVTTGHTVIAVTAYRANQSSPDGPPKPPRRQQSLNRIHIPEGPDYDPTSASDSPQSGPNSPHISRHHVEPNYANYTSGYSKSGMTYTTHTQSHNVTTARVPQLSRQRSFPEPRNGYHDDPPTYRDVEDYRARSAVSEWSNNKPKQVRGRRNVDSSNRSYRSDGELNAAYSEPELDWERRPRRQLQHSDSLRTDPGRYDTGERPKRASHLKHTDSLRSAPGGYSYGNSWQEEPSWKRDPRLRYQQEQHAFHGSLNRPSRRDHVPRSQRPTSLPFPDKYGGNEGSYNPQHAKYDDRSRSPDYDNYPTTQTQYSQQTSESNGWRHARRSTSVTKQGYSSDSGVSSFRNPSESDPVYENTERKQHDLQYANSNGYHNKKNGIWERDGGGYVIDGPHEMPVDVPVEMQQQQQLESAPLMTNQHETKEGSIAGNHTVPKDEIQDAQSASTQDSKWAEHLARREQRREHLRSSSQDSIESNKSDQDLIEEKQRPQRRHTTEINLTSESIIQPKQADTQESGYPSEMPKRQRQGGRAPSQGEYVSNPGYHVPYSESNAPYAPKRPFDPYNPYHYGPYGEVPPGMNYPPVHGAGPYKGYPPYGSPMSPVDPRYGAQSPNPYGSDHSYDNQQVPGRQSPTMPRKADGWGNRPPYSEGGPPPPRWPGPDPRYGPMGYPQDPYMPTYSSTYGIPPYLQQGGYYQPPIPSAMFYGGYPGEAAHPQGIPPGMASPQRARSVDALELQANVQPQLNASPVHSPSASLSPQRSLSPDEKTKRIHELRQRVKSYIPTDEKFKRSKSVDSAEPAREEMIAPTQSYVAYAANVPNQSSAPAESNRQEFTDGSKLPGNSQFQEPKDTATSVGAKLFLQKKKEAVMQDIKKTMINDRMYGSEPELTNEREVPFKSSSARPLRVSSGSGNDTGDSREKRRKSEKATEDALDELEEMYALLDKETEDLLESGEYHPQYDRLTELKFRAKQRLEELRLEREMEENGLIPPSQRGKRRPRRERAKSDITGDNYRSQSLTNLTQSDDERQQQFFPYRTSQHPDNLNLDDQSYKPPKNPQKMQFIQRKTEYSSDEEGSEVRQPQSTLYRHPRSEDYLGYSSDSSPSPERRMKNSKRKPVAQPRKGVKDGEDQVLPEYIKKSTADTQHSAPKSGYDSDKSGRSSLADRSENSSCLVLP, from the coding sequence AGCCTGTCCAATATCATCCCAGCTCGTGATGGGAAGAAACCTGTGCAAAATGGGGACTCCGATAAACCAAGTACTAGCATCTCCTCTTCAGATGACGTGTTTGTGAAAAATACAGATTCAAATTCACATCGATCAAAAGAATCCAAAGACAGGTACTCAAGAGAGCCTCATAGAAGATCCTATGACCCCAACAGAAACACCTACGATCCAAACagaagaaataaagagagaacCCATCAAAGACCAATGTACGACAGCAGACAATCAGCGCGTGAGCGTGAACGTGACCCAAGCCCTCAAGGTAGGCGGAGCAGACAGGATGGTTATAACGGCTCATATGAGCGGAATGGACGGTATGGTGATAACTATGGCTACTCCAGGGATTATGTACCAGGTAAACCACCAAGCTCACCTAGAAGATCACGCTCTCATCAGAGCCCCAACAGAAGTTACAGTCCATCCAGAGCATATAATACAGGAAGAAGCACTAGCCCACCCAGAAATCACAGTCCCACTAGAAGTCATAGTCCCCCGCCAAGGGTACAAAGTCCCCCACCGAGGGTACGAAGCCCCAGCCCTGATAGAGTCCACAACCATGCATTTGTGTCAGAAGGAAGCAGAGAGGTAACCATAAATTCAGATGCTAAAAGGGAAGAAGTAGAgtttcattttgatgaaaatggacaGAGAGTGACAACTGGACATACTGTGATTGCTGTTACAGCATATCGTGCTAACCAATCGTCGCCAGATGGACCTCCTAAACCACCCCGTAGACAACAGTCTCTGAATCGTATTCATATACCTGAAGGACCTGATTATGATCCTACTTCTGCAAGTGATTCCCCTCAATCTGGTCCAAATAGTCCACACATATCTAGACATCATGTAGAaccaaattatgcaaattacacATCTGGGTATTCAAAATCTGGCATGACCTATACAACACATACTCAGAGTCATAATGTAACTACAGCAAGGGTTCCACAGCTTAGTAGACAGCGATCTTTCCCTGAACCTCGTAATGGCTATCATGATGATCCACCAACTTACAGAGATGTAGAGGATTACAGAGCAAGATCTGCTGTGAGTGAATGGAGTAATAACAAGCCTAAGCAAGTCAGAGGGAGAAGAAATGTAGATTCATCAAATCGCTCATATCGCAGTGATGGAGAATTGAATGCAGCGTATAGTGAACCTGAATTAGACTGGGAAAGGAGACCTCGTCGTCAACTTCAACACAGCGACTCGTTACGTACAGATCCGGGAAGATATGATACAGGAGAGCGACCTAAGAGAGCATCTCATCTGAAACACACAGATTCATTGAGGTCAGCCCCTGGTGGTTATTCCTATGGTAATTCATGGCAAGAAGAACCAAGTTGGAAGAGGGATCCAAGGTTGCGCTATCAACAAGAACAGCATGCATTTCACGGTAGTCTAAACAGACCGTCAAGACGTGACCACGTCCCCAGGTCACAGCGACCCACCAGTTTACCTTTCCCTGATAAATATGGTGGTAATGAAGGTAGTTACAACCCACAGCATGCCAAATATGATGACAGAAGTAGATCTCCTGATTATGATAACTACCCTACAACCCAGACACAGTACAGTCAACAAACTTCAGAATCAAATGGTTGGCGGCATGCAAGAAGAAGTACCTCGGTTACTAAGCAAGGTTATAGTAGTGATAGTGGTGTTAGTTCTTTCAGGAATCCATCTGAAAGTGACCCAGTTTATGAAAACACAGAGCGAAAGCAACATGATCTTCAGTATGCAAACTCTAATGGTTATCACAATAAAAAGAATGGAATTTGGGAGAGGGATGGAGGCGGGTATGTCATCGATGGTCCTCATGAAATGCCAGTTGATGTCCCAGTTGAAatgcaacagcagcaacaactaGAAAGTGCTCCTTTAATGACTAATCAACATGAGACTAAAGAGGGCAGCATAGCTGGTAATCACACAGTGCCAAAAGATGAAATACAAGATGCCCAATCTGCCTCGACTCAAGATTCAAAATGGGCTGAGCATTTGGCAAGGAGGGAGCAGAGGAGAGAACATCTGAGATCATCTTCTCAGGATAGCATAGAGAGTAATAAATCTGATCAAGATCTAATAGAAGAAAAACAACGCCCTCAGCGAAGACATACTACTGAGATAAATTTGACATCTGAGAGTATCATTCAACCAAAACAAGCTGATACACAAGAAAGCGGTTATCCTAGCGAGATGCCGAAACGACAACGACAGGGTGGCAGAGCGCCCTCACAAGGAGAATATGTATCAAATCCTGGATATCATGTGCCTTACAGCGAGTCCAATGCACCATATGCGCCAAAGAGACCTTTTGACCCATATAATCCATATCATTATGGACCATATGGGGAAGTACCACCAGGAATGAACTATCCTCCAGTACATGGAGCAGGTCCTTATAAAGGCTACCCACCTTATGGTTCACCTATGTCACCAGTGGATCCTAGATATGGGGCTCAGTCTCCTAACCCATATGGCTCAGATCATTCATATGATAACCAACAAGTACCAGGTAGGCAGAGTCCAACTATGCCAAGGAAAGCAGATGGATGGGGAAATAGACCACCATATAGTGAAGGGGGACCACCACCACCACGATGGCCTGGTCCAGATCCACGATACGGACCTATGGGATATCCACAAGATCCATATATGCCTACTTACAGTTCTACCTACGGTATACCACCATATTTGCAACAAGGTGGATACTACCAGCCACCAATACCATCTGCAATGTTTTATGGAGGTTATCCAGGAGAAGCAGCGCATCCACAAGGCATACCACCTGGGATGGCATCACCACAAAGAGCTCGTAGTGTGGATGCCTTGGAGCTTCAAGCCAATGTACAACCACAACTGAATGCTTCACCAGTCCATTCACCATCAGCTTCCCTGTCACCACAAAGAAGTTTGAGCCCTGATGAAAAGACCAAGAGGATTCATGAGCTACGTCAAAGAGTCAAGAGTTACATACCTACAGATGAGAAGTTCAAGCGTAGTAAAAGTGTTGATAGTGCAGAACCAGCTAGAGAGGAGATGATAGCACCCACACAATCGTATGTTGCATATGCTGCCAATGTGCCAAATCAATCCAGTGCTCCTGCTGAATCAAATAGACAGGAATTCACTGATGGATCTAAGTTGCCTGGCAACTCACAGTTTCAGGAGCCAAAAGATACAGCTACCTCAGTTGGTGCCAAGCTCTTCTTGCAGAAAAAGAAAGAAGCTGTGATGCAAGATATAAAGAAGACGATGATTAATGATAGAATGTATGGAAGTGAACCAGAATTGACAAATGAAAGAGAAGTTCCTTTCAAGTCAAGTTCTGCAAGACCTCTGAGAGTATCTAGTGGGTCTGGAAATGATACAGGTGACAGTAGAGAGAAGAGAAGGAAATCAGAGAAAGCAACAGAAGATGCATTGGATGAATTGGAGGAAATGTATGCATTGCTGGACAAAGAAACAGAAGATTTACTTGAATCTGGTGAATATCATCCACAGTATGACCGGCTGACTGAATTAAAATTTAGAGCAAAACAACGCCTAGAAGAGCTCAGATTGGAGAGGGAGATGGAAGAGAATGGATTGATACCACCTTCTCAGAGAGGAAAACGACGTCCGAGACGTGAGCGTGCAAAGTCAGATATCACAGGCGATAATTACAGATCACAATCATTGACGAATCTTACGCAGAGTGATGATGAACGACAACAACAGTTCTTCCCATACCGTACATCACAACATCCTGATAATCTGAATCTGGATGACCAATCATATAAGCCACCTAAAAATCCTCAGAAGATGCAGTTTATTCAACGAAAAACTGAATACAGTTCCGATGAAGAAGGTTCTGAAGTCCGACAACCACAATCAACACTTTACCGCCATCCGAGGTCAGAAGACTACTTAGGCTATAGCTCCGATAGCAGTCCCAGTCCAGAGCGTCGTATGAAGAATTCCAAACGTAAACCTGTTGCTCAGCCACGGAAAGGTGTGAAAGATGGTGAAGACCAAGTTCTTCCAGAGTATATCAAGAAATCAACAGCAGATACACAACATTCAGCACCAAAGTCTGGATATGACAGCGATAAGAGTGGAAGAAGCTCATTAGCTGATAGAAGCGAGAATTCTTCTTGTCTGGTTCTGCCCTAA
- the LOC140155989 gene encoding uncharacterized protein isoform X3, which translates to MASFRGFIKSLSNIIPARDGKKPVQNGDSDKPSTSISSSDDVFVKNTDSNSHRSKESKDRYSREPHRRSYDPNRNTYDPNRRNKERTHQRPMYDSRQSARERERDPSPQGRRSRQDGYNGSYERNGRYGDNYGYSRDYVPGKPPSSPRRSRSHQSPNRSYSPSRAYNTGRSTSPPRNHSPTRSHSPPPRVQSPPPRVRSPSPDRVHNHAFVSEGSREVTINSDAKREEVEFHFDENGQRVTTGHTVIAVTAYRANQSSPDGPPKPPRRQQSLNRIHIPEGPDYDPTSASDSPQSGPNSPHISRHHVEPNYANYTSGYSKSGMTYTTHTQSHNVTTARVPQLSRQRSFPEPRNGYHDDPPTYRDVEDYRARSAVSEWSNNKPKQVRGRRNVDSSNRSYRSDGELNAAYSEPELDWERRPRRQLQHSDSLRTDPGRYDTGERPKRASHLKHTDSLRSAPGGYSYGNSWQEEPSWKRDPRLRYQQEQHAFHGSLNRPSRRDHVPRSQRPTSLPFPDKYGGNEGSYNPQHAKYDDRSRSPDYDNYPTTQTQYSQQTSESNGWRHARRSTSVTKQGYSSDSGVSSFRNPSESDPVYENTERKQHDLQYANSNGYHNKKNGIWERDGGGYVIDGPHEMPVDVPVEMQQQQQLESAPLMTNQHETKEGSIAGNHTVPKDEIQDAQSASTQDSKWAEHLARREQRREHLRSSSQDSIESNKSDQDLIEEKQRPQRRHTTEINLTSESIIQPKQADTQESGYPSEMPKRQRQGGRAPSQGEYVSNPGYHVPYSESNAPYAPKRPFDPYNPYHYGPYGEVPPGMNYPPVHGAGPYKGYPPYGSPMSPVDPRYGAQSPNPYGSDHSYDNQQVPGRQSPTMPRKADGWGNRPPYSEGGPPPPRWPGPDPRYGPMGYPQDPYMPTYSSTYGIPPYLQQGGYYQPPIPSAMFYGGYPGEAAHPQGIPPGMASPQRARSVDALELQANVQPQLNASPVHSPSASLSPQRSLSPDEKTKRIHELRQRVKSYIPTDEKFKRSKSVDSAEPAREEMIAPTQSYVAYAANVPNQSSAPAESNRQEFTDGSKLPGNSQFQEPKDTATSVGAKLFLQKKKEAVMQDIKKTMINDRMYGSEPELTNEREVPFKSSSARPLRVSSGSGNDTGDSREKRRKSEKATEDALDELEEMYALLDKETEDLLESGEYHPQYDRLTELKFRAKQRLEELRLEREMEENGLIPPSQRGKRRPRRERAKSDITGDNYRSQSLTNLTQSDDERQQQFFPYRTSQHPDNLNLDDQSYKPPKNPQKMQFIQRKTEYSSDEEGSEVRQPQSTLYRHPRSEDYLGYSSDSSPSPERRMKNSKRKPVAQPRKGVKDGEDQVLPEYIKKSTADTQHSAPKSGYDSDKSGRSSLADRSENSSCLVLP; encoded by the coding sequence AGCCTGTCCAATATCATCCCAGCTCGTGATGGGAAGAAACCTGTGCAAAATGGGGACTCCGATAAACCAAGTACTAGCATCTCCTCTTCAGATGACGTGTTTGTGAAAAATACAGATTCAAATTCACATCGATCAAAAGAATCCAAAGACAGGTACTCAAGAGAGCCTCATAGAAGATCCTATGACCCCAACAGAAACACCTACGATCCAAACagaagaaataaagagagaacCCATCAAAGACCAATGTACGACAGCAGACAATCAGCGCGTGAGCGTGAACGTGACCCAAGCCCTCAAGGTAGGCGGAGCAGACAGGATGGTTATAACGGCTCATATGAGCGGAATGGACGGTATGGTGATAACTATGGCTACTCCAGGGATTATGTACCAGGTAAACCACCAAGCTCACCTAGAAGATCACGCTCTCATCAGAGCCCCAACAGAAGTTACAGTCCATCCAGAGCATATAATACAGGAAGAAGCACTAGCCCACCCAGAAATCACAGTCCCACTAGAAGTCATAGTCCCCCGCCAAGGGTACAAAGTCCCCCACCGAGGGTACGAAGCCCCAGCCCTGATAGAGTCCACAACCATGCATTTGTGTCAGAAGGAAGCAGAGAGGTAACCATAAATTCAGATGCTAAAAGGGAAGAAGTAGAgtttcattttgatgaaaatggacaGAGAGTGACAACTGGACATACTGTGATTGCTGTTACAGCATATCGTGCTAACCAATCGTCGCCAGATGGACCTCCTAAACCACCCCGTAGACAACAGTCTCTGAATCGTATTCATATACCTGAAGGACCTGATTATGATCCTACTTCTGCAAGTGATTCCCCTCAATCTGGTCCAAATAGTCCACACATATCTAGACATCATGTAGAaccaaattatgcaaattacacATCTGGGTATTCAAAATCTGGCATGACCTATACAACACATACTCAGAGTCATAATGTAACTACAGCAAGGGTTCCACAGCTTAGTAGACAGCGATCTTTCCCTGAACCTCGTAATGGCTATCATGATGATCCACCAACTTACAGAGATGTAGAGGATTACAGAGCAAGATCTGCTGTGAGTGAATGGAGTAATAACAAGCCTAAGCAAGTCAGAGGGAGAAGAAATGTAGATTCATCAAATCGCTCATATCGCAGTGATGGAGAATTGAATGCAGCGTATAGTGAACCTGAATTAGACTGGGAAAGGAGACCTCGTCGTCAACTTCAACACAGCGACTCGTTACGTACAGATCCGGGAAGATATGATACAGGAGAGCGACCTAAGAGAGCATCTCATCTGAAACACACAGATTCATTGAGGTCAGCCCCTGGTGGTTATTCCTATGGTAATTCATGGCAAGAAGAACCAAGTTGGAAGAGGGATCCAAGGTTGCGCTATCAACAAGAACAGCATGCATTTCACGGTAGTCTAAACAGACCGTCAAGACGTGACCACGTCCCCAGGTCACAGCGACCCACCAGTTTACCTTTCCCTGATAAATATGGTGGTAATGAAGGTAGTTACAACCCACAGCATGCCAAATATGATGACAGAAGTAGATCTCCTGATTATGATAACTACCCTACAACCCAGACACAGTACAGTCAACAAACTTCAGAATCAAATGGTTGGCGGCATGCAAGAAGAAGTACCTCGGTTACTAAGCAAGGTTATAGTAGTGATAGTGGTGTTAGTTCTTTCAGGAATCCATCTGAAAGTGACCCAGTTTATGAAAACACAGAGCGAAAGCAACATGATCTTCAGTATGCAAACTCTAATGGTTATCACAATAAAAAGAATGGAATTTGGGAGAGGGATGGAGGCGGGTATGTCATCGATGGTCCTCATGAAATGCCAGTTGATGTCCCAGTTGAAatgcaacagcagcaacaactaGAAAGTGCTCCTTTAATGACTAATCAACATGAGACTAAAGAGGGCAGCATAGCTGGTAATCACACAGTGCCAAAAGATGAAATACAAGATGCCCAATCTGCCTCGACTCAAGATTCAAAATGGGCTGAGCATTTGGCAAGGAGGGAGCAGAGGAGAGAACATCTGAGATCATCTTCTCAGGATAGCATAGAGAGTAATAAATCTGATCAAGATCTAATAGAAGAAAAACAACGCCCTCAGCGAAGACATACTACTGAGATAAATTTGACATCTGAGAGTATCATTCAACCAAAACAAGCTGATACACAAGAAAGCGGTTATCCTAGCGAGATGCCGAAACGACAACGACAGGGTGGCAGAGCGCCCTCACAAGGAGAATATGTATCAAATCCTGGATATCATGTGCCTTACAGCGAGTCCAATGCACCATATGCGCCAAAGAGACCTTTTGACCCATATAATCCATATCATTATGGACCATATGGGGAAGTACCACCAGGAATGAACTATCCTCCAGTACATGGAGCAGGTCCTTATAAAGGCTACCCACCTTATGGTTCACCTATGTCACCAGTGGATCCTAGATATGGGGCTCAGTCTCCTAACCCATATGGCTCAGATCATTCATATGATAACCAACAAGTACCAGGTAGGCAGAGTCCAACTATGCCAAGGAAAGCAGATGGATGGGGAAATAGACCACCATATAGTGAAGGGGGACCACCACCACCACGATGGCCTGGTCCAGATCCACGATACGGACCTATGGGATATCCACAAGATCCATATATGCCTACTTACAGTTCTACCTACGGTATACCACCATATTTGCAACAAGGTGGATACTACCAGCCACCAATACCATCTGCAATGTTTTATGGAGGTTATCCAGGAGAAGCAGCGCATCCACAAGGCATACCACCTGGGATGGCATCACCACAAAGAGCTCGTAGTGTGGATGCCTTGGAGCTTCAAGCCAATGTACAACCACAACTGAATGCTTCACCAGTCCATTCACCATCAGCTTCCCTGTCACCACAAAGAAGTTTGAGCCCTGATGAAAAGACCAAGAGGATTCATGAGCTACGTCAAAGAGTCAAGAGTTACATACCTACAGATGAGAAGTTCAAGCGTAGTAAAAGTGTTGATAGTGCAGAACCAGCTAGAGAGGAGATGATAGCACCCACACAATCGTATGTTGCATATGCTGCCAATGTGCCAAATCAATCCAGTGCTCCTGCTGAATCAAATAGACAGGAATTCACTGATGGATCTAAGTTGCCTGGCAACTCACAGTTTCAGGAGCCAAAAGATACAGCTACCTCAGTTGGTGCCAAGCTCTTCTTGCAGAAAAAGAAAGAAGCTGTGATGCAAGATATAAAGAAGACGATGATTAATGATAGAATGTATGGAAGTGAACCAGAATTGACAAATGAAAGAGAAGTTCCTTTCAAGTCAAGTTCTGCAAGACCTCTGAGAGTATCTAGTGGGTCTGGAAATGATACAGGTGACAGTAGAGAGAAGAGAAGGAAATCAGAGAAAGCAACAGAAGATGCATTGGATGAATTGGAGGAAATGTATGCATTGCTGGACAAAGAAACAGAAGATTTACTTGAATCTGGTGAATATCATCCACAGTATGACCGGCTGACTGAATTAAAATTTAGAGCAAAACAACGCCTAGAAGAGCTCAGATTGGAGAGGGAGATGGAAGAGAATGGATTGATACCACCTTCTCAGAGAGGAAAACGACGTCCGAGACGTGAGCGTGCAAAGTCAGATATCACAGGCGATAATTACAGATCACAATCATTGACGAATCTTACGCAGAGTGATGATGAACGACAACAACAGTTCTTCCCATACCGTACATCACAACATCCTGATAATCTGAATCTGGATGACCAATCATATAAGCCACCTAAAAATCCTCAGAAGATGCAGTTTATTCAACGAAAAACTGAATACAGTTCCGATGAAGAAGGTTCTGAAGTCCGACAACCACAATCAACACTTTACCGCCATCCGAGGTCAGAAGACTACTTAGGCTATAGCTCCGATAGCAGTCCCAGTCCAGAGCGTCGTATGAAGAATTCCAAACGTAAACCTGTTGCTCAGCCACGGAAAGGTGTGAAAGATGGTGAAGACCAAGTTCTTCCAGAGTATATCAAGAAATCAACAGCAGATACACAACATTCAGCACCAAAGTCTGGATATGACAGCGATAAGAGTGGAAGAAGCTCATTAGCTGATAGAAGCGAGAATTCTTCTTGTCTGGTTCTGCCCTAA